One stretch of Prunus persica cultivar Lovell chromosome G1, Prunus_persica_NCBIv2, whole genome shotgun sequence DNA includes these proteins:
- the LOC18789310 gene encoding coiled-coil domain-containing protein 25 isoform X2, which translates to MVFYFKARSEVGDYTIFMGLDKFENEELIKYGFPEDIWFHVDKMSSAHVYVRLHKGQTIDGISEGLLEDCAQLVKANSIQGNKVNNVDVVYTPWSNLKKTASMDVGQVGFYNSKMVRTVRVEKRINEVVNRLNRTKVERKPDLKAEREAVNAAERAERKQLLRDKKRREEMERLEKERQAELRSYKGLMVSENMTSNKQIASANKSLQELEEDFM; encoded by the exons ATGGTCTTCTACTTCAAAGCTCGATCCGAGGTTGGCGATTACACCATTTTCATGGGGCTCGACAAGTTCGAGAACGAGGAGCTCATCAAATATGGCTTCCCCGAAGACATTTG GTTCCATGTGGATAAAATGTCTTCTGCCCATGTTTATGTTAGACTGCACAAAGGACAGACCATTGATGGTATAAGTGAAGGTTTACTGGAGGACTGCGCACAGCTTGTCAAAGCAAATTCCATCCAAG GCAACAAGGTGAACAATGTCGATGTTGTTTACACTCCCTGgtccaatttgaagaaaactGCCTCCATGGATGTTGGTCAAGTTGGTTTCTACAATTCAAAGATG GTTCGAACTGTGAGAGTGGAGAAGCGGATTAATGAGGTAGTTAATAGATTGAACAGGACAAAAGTGGAAAGGAAGCCTGATTTAAAAG CTGAGCGAGAAGCGGTCAATGCAGCAGAAAGAGCTGAGAGAAAGCAGCTGCTGAGGGACAAG AAACGACGTGAGGAGATGGAAAGGCTTGAGAAGGAGAGACAAGCAGAGCTAAGGAGCTACAAAGGTTTGAtggtttctgaaaatatgacatCTAACAAACAAATTGCATCGGCAAACAAGTCATTGCAGGAACTGGAAGAGGACTTCATGTAA
- the LOC18789310 gene encoding coiled-coil domain-containing protein 25 isoform X1 yields MVFYFKARSEVGDYTIFMGLDKFENEELIKYGFPEDIWFHVDKMSSAHVYVRLHKGQTIDGISEGLLEDCAQLVKANSIQGNKVNNVDVVYTPWSNLKKTASMDVGQVGFYNSKMVRTVRVEKRINEVVNRLNRTKVERKPDLKAEREAVNAAERAERKQLLRDKVSSSSSLGQYEKRREEMERLEKERQAELRSYKGLMVSENMTSNKQIASANKSLQELEEDFM; encoded by the exons ATGGTCTTCTACTTCAAAGCTCGATCCGAGGTTGGCGATTACACCATTTTCATGGGGCTCGACAAGTTCGAGAACGAGGAGCTCATCAAATATGGCTTCCCCGAAGACATTTG GTTCCATGTGGATAAAATGTCTTCTGCCCATGTTTATGTTAGACTGCACAAAGGACAGACCATTGATGGTATAAGTGAAGGTTTACTGGAGGACTGCGCACAGCTTGTCAAAGCAAATTCCATCCAAG GCAACAAGGTGAACAATGTCGATGTTGTTTACACTCCCTGgtccaatttgaagaaaactGCCTCCATGGATGTTGGTCAAGTTGGTTTCTACAATTCAAAGATG GTTCGAACTGTGAGAGTGGAGAAGCGGATTAATGAGGTAGTTAATAGATTGAACAGGACAAAAGTGGAAAGGAAGCCTGATTTAAAAG CTGAGCGAGAAGCGGTCAATGCAGCAGAAAGAGCTGAGAGAAAGCAGCTGCTGAGGGACAAGGTAAgttcctcctcctcccttGGCCAATATGAG AAACGACGTGAGGAGATGGAAAGGCTTGAGAAGGAGAGACAAGCAGAGCTAAGGAGCTACAAAGGTTTGAtggtttctgaaaatatgacatCTAACAAACAAATTGCATCGGCAAACAAGTCATTGCAGGAACTGGAAGAGGACTTCATGTAA